The window GACGAGGCTGCACTCGTGCGTGAGATTCGCGAGGAACTGGGGATCGAGATTGCTGTGGAGCGTCTGCTCGGCATTGTCGATCACGACTACCCCGAGTACCACATGAATATGCGTCTTTACGTATGCCGTCACATTGCGGGCGAGCCGCAGCTCTCCGTGCACTCGGCGGGGCGTTGGCTCGGACGCGCCGATCTCTACAGCGTGCCGTGGTTCGAGGCGGATATGGATCTCATTCGCCGCCTTGAGAAAGAGCTTGTGTGATGTTTGACAAACCTGCTGCGGAGATGCTATAATACACAGCAAGTTTTCCCATGCCGAAGTGGCGGAATTGGCAGACGCAGCAGACTCAAAATCTGCCGTTGGCGACAACGTGCCGGTTCGACCCCGGCCTTCGGCACCATAGCAGATGATTTCCCTAAGAGTGAATGCGATGCTCTTAGGGATTTTTTGACAGATGCAGGATTTTTCCTGCGTGGTGATTTATTGCCTGTGCATGGGTTGACAGCTTCCGTGGAAGCGCGTATATTAGACAGCAATAATTTTGGAACGGACACAGAAAGGAAGGGTTCCCTTGGCGCATTATTATACCGAGCCATCGCACACATTCGGAGAGTATCTGCTCATTCCCGGCTACTCCTCGGCGGAGTGTTTCCCTGCGAACGTCTCGCTGCGTACCCCACTGGTCAAATATCGTCGTGATGAAGAGCCGGCACTCACCATGAACATTCCGATGACCTCTGCGATCATGCAGGCAGTTTCGAACGATACGATGGCGATTGCCCTTGCCAAACAGGGCGGCGTTTCCTTCATCTATGGCTCGCAGTCCATCGAGGAAGAGGCGGCTATGGTTTCTCGTGTGAAGAACTACAAGTCCGGATTTGTCAGCAGCGACTCCAATATCAGCCCTGACACGACGCTTGGTGGTGTGCTCGACCTCCTCGCAAAGACGGGACACTCTACCATGGCGGTCACAGAGGATGGATCGCCGAACGGCAAACTCGTCGGCATCGTCACGAGCCGTGACTACCGTGTCTCGCGGATGTCGCTCGATACGAAGGTCGCAACCTTTATGACACCGTTTGAAAAACTCGTCTGGGCAGATGCGGACTCTACAACCCTCACGCAGGCGAACGATCTCATCTGGGAGCGAAAGCTGAATATGCTCCCGCTCATCGACAAGAACCAGCGCCTCCGCTACATGGTGTTCCGCAAGGACTACACCGACAACAAGGAGAACGAGCTTGAGCTGACCGACGACAACAAGAGTTACATCGTCGGCGCGGGCATCAACACGCGAGACTATGCCGAACGAGTTCCCGCACTCCTTGCAGCAGGCGTAGATGTCCTCTGCATCGACTCCTCCGAGGGATTTTCCGAGTGGCAGCGGATGACCATTCAGCACATCCGCGAGAAGTACGGCGACACGGTCAAAGTCGGCGCGGGCAACATCGTCGATGGCGAGGGCTTCCGTTTTCTCGCGAATGCGGGCGCAGACTTCATCAAGGTTGGCATCGGCGGCGGATCGATCTGCATCACGCGCGAGACGAAGGGCATTGGACGCGGACAGGCGACCGCGCTCATCGACGTATGTGCTGAGCGCGACAAGTATTTCAAGGAAACGGGCATCTACATCCCCATCTGCTCCGACGGCGGTATCGTCTACGACTACCACATGACGCTCGCGCTCGCGATGGGCGCAGACTTTCTCATGCTCGGACGCTACTTCTCGCGCTTTGACGAGAGTCCGACGGATCGCGTCATGGTGAACGGTACGTACTACAAGGAGTACTGGGGCGAGGGTTCGAACCGCGCACGCAACTGGCAGCGTTACGACCTTGGCGGCAGCAAGAAGCTGTCCTTCGAGGAGGGCGTGGACTCCTACGTACCGTATGCGGGTCCGCTCAAGGAGAACGTCGAGACAACCCTCTCCAAGATCCGTTCCACCATGTGCAACTGCGGCGCACTCAGCCTCCCCGAGTTCCGCGACAAGGCGAAGCTCACCCTCGTTTCCTCGACCAGCATCGTCGAGGGCGGCGCACATGATGTCATCCTGCGTGACAAACTCGGACGGGACTAAAACGAATAGACATAAAAAAGCCTTCTCTGACGAATGCGTGCAGAGGAGGTTTTTTATGTCTAACTTTTGGGGGACTACAGTTTGGAATCACTTTTCTATCGACAGCCATAACGACTGAGGTATTCAAAGAACAGAATGTCGATTCTGCGAAGGCTGAATTTGTAGCTCATTCCCCTGAAATATGATATATTATTCATAATGACGAATTATGATTTTCTTGTTTGATTCATCTGCATACAATGAAGAAATCCGGTAAAATCAATGTGTGGGGAGAATATACATAATGATGGATAGTGACAACATAATCGACATCCCAAGCCTCCAGTGGTATCCGGGGCACATGCGCAAGGCGGAGCGGCTGGTTCGGGAGAATCTGAAGCTAGTAGATGTAGTCATTGAGCTGCTTGATGCGCGGATTCCGCTGAGTTCGGCGAATCCTGTGCTGCGGGAGATTGTCGGTGATAAACCGCGCGTTATTGTGCTGAACAAGGCTGATCTTGCGGATGAGGCAGCGATGCGCGTGTGGGTGAAGTGTTTTGCCGCGCAAGGCATTACGGCAGTTCCCGTGGATGCAGTGAAGGGGCGCGGTGTCAAGGAACTCGTACAGGCGATTGTGCAATGTGCGAAGCCGAAAACGGACAAGCTCGTTCAGCATGGAGCAAAAGCGCGGGCAGCACGCTGCATGATTCTCGGCATTCCGAATGTGGGAAAGTCCTCGCTTATCAATCGACTGTCGGGTGGAAGTAAGACGAAGGTGGAGAATCGCCCCGGTGTGACGCGTGCGAAACAGTGGATTCGCATCGGCACGCAGTTGGAACTGCTCGATATGCCGGGGATTCTCTGGCCGAAGTTCGAGGATCGGCAGACGGCTCTTCATCTGGCGTATACGGGGGCAATCAATGACAATGTATACGATGTGGCAAGTGTTGTGCTTCTCCTTCTCGACACACTTCGCACGAAGTATCCCTCTGACCTCAAGGAGCGCTATCGACTGGAGGGTGAACTGTCAAATGGTGCAGAGCTGCTTGCGGCAATCGGACGCAAGCGCGGCTGTCTCCGTGCGGGCGGCAGGATTGACGAGGAAAAGGCGCAGCAGATCGTACTGACGGATTTCCGCAGCGGACGGCTTGGGCGTGTAATGCTTGACTCTCCGCCATCTATTTCCTTGATAGAGGATGCGCGGTAAAGGAAATGGCAAATTTGACGATAAAAGAAATAGAGAACTTGTTTCTTCAAGGTGATGTGTCGGAGGAATGGATCGAATTCTGTCGAAGCGACACAAGAAAGTCCGTGCAGACTATCCTGCGTCGTTACGAGCGAGCACAGCAGGAGCAGAAACGTCTGCATACCATGTACGCATATGAGCGTGCCGCCGTTGCGGCGGGGCGTACGCTTGTTGCGGGAGTGGATGAGGCGGGGCGCGGCCCCCTTGCGGGGCCTGTGGCCGTTGCCGCTGTCATCTTGCCGCAGGAGGCGCATCTTCCGCGTATCAATGATTCGAAGAAGCTGTCCGTTGCCGTGCGCGAAGAACTCTTTGCACAGATTGTTGATATTGCCGTTTCCTATCATGTTGCGCTCATTGATGCGGAAATGATTGATCGCATGAACATTCTACAGGCAACGCGAATGGGGATGTACGAGGCAATCGCCGTCCTTTCTCCTGCACCGGAGGAGGTTTTCATCGATGCGGTGGAGCTGCCGAAACTTTCCATGCCGTCGCAGTCCATCATCAAGGGAGATGCAAAGTCAGCGTCGATTGCTGCGGCGTCGATTTTGGCAAAGGTGACGCGCGATCATTTGATGGAACAATACGATACAGAATACCCGCACTATGGCTTTGCAAAGCATAAGGGGTATGGGACGCGTGAACATATCGAGGCGATCCGAGCATACGGTGTATGTCCTCTCCACCGAAAATCCTTTGAGCCGATCCGCTCCATGCTGAACAATATGTAACAGAAAAGGCTGTGAATACCGTGTCGATGGAAGCAAATACAACAACAGCATCTCCCGTCATTCCTGCCACATCGCAGATGTCGCAGGGAAGAATGACCGAGAGTGTGCAAAGTCGTGGAGATGGGGGCGATTCGTCCACCGCATTCAGTCAGCGTACGAATGTCTCCATTGAAACTGCCATCGATCATATGGCGGATGTCCTCTCGAAGGTCAGCGACCGTCAGCAGTCCAATGTTCAGCAGATGCCGCAGGAACTCAAGGAAGTCATTCAAAATATGATACGGCAGTCCTTTTCCCTTGAGACGACACTCGGTCAGGGACTGGGGAGTACCGCTGCCAGTCAACGCTTTTCGACCGATCAGCTGACAACGCTTTCCCGTATGCTCAATCAGCTCGGGACGATGGCGGAAACAGGCAGTATGCCGCAGGTGAGTGATGATCTCGCGGCGCTCCTCACCGGACTAAAAACGGCACTTGCAAAGGAAGCCGGTGGAACGTTCGAGCCGATTATGCTGACAAAGGCGGCTTTTCAGCTTCTCGATACGGGGAATCCGGAACTCCTGCCGAAAGAATTGCAAACCTTTCTCGCGGATTTGAACCCACAAGGAAATGCACAAACATCACCCTTTGGCGGCAGGGGGACAACATCGCTCACCTTTCTAAATCAGCTGGTTCAGCTCATGATGCCGCGTGACGAGGGAAGCGTTTCCCAACAGCTGCCGCATGGCATGGAAAATACTGCCGCCCAACAGTTTCGACCGGGTGGAACGGTTCAGCCCGTTCCCCAGAATCCGGCAGGAGCGCAGGAGACGGGAGGTTCTTCTCCTGCGCCAAACACAATGACTTCCATATCCGAGGAGGCCGCGTCTGAGCAACAGATGTCGCGTACGCAAATATCTCCATCGGCAGCAGCCGCAGCGGAAAAGGACAACACGGCAGTGCCGCTTCGACAGACAGAAACGATGTCGCAGGGAAATACGGGAAACATACGAGAAGTTCCTGTGCCATCGAATCCTTCTGCTGCGCAGGGAACATCATCCTCCTTCAACGAGAAAGTAGAAGTTCGAAATTTTCCGGCAGACGAACTCCCTCAGGTCACACAATCCTCCGAACGCGGACAAAGTCCTGCGCCTTCGACAGGAAATACGAAAAATACGGCGCAGATTGCAAAGGACGCGACGACACCGATGCAGCGACAGGCGGAACAGCAGATTCCTGCGGAAAACAGACCTGCCCCCGAGGCGGGTGCACGAATGCAGCCCCATGTGCAGGCGCAGACGACGAAGTCGAATCCGCAGGGAGCGACAACTGCACAATCCGTACGTACGCAGGGGGGGAGTGAAGCGGAACTGCCCCCTGCGCCACATACGTCGACGCAAAGTACGGTACAGATGAAGTCCTCCGAGATACAGAGTGCGATTCCACGCTACTTTACGCAGACGCTGGAGAACACACCGCAGACAATGAACGTCCTGCGAAACCTTGCGCAAACCCTGCTGCAGAACGAGAATTTGAGCCCCAAAGAGACGCTGCTGCTGCAAAACTTTGTCAGCGGACGTGGTCAGACATTGAGCGAAGGGGATGCAAAACAACTTCAGGAGCTTATCCGACTGACCCAGCAGAACATTCCGGGGACGGTACGTCAGGCGGCGTTTGAGCAACAGATGCCGGATCTTCCGCGCCTATGGGCGTTTATGCAGATGGCAGATATTGTCAAGACACGCAGGATGACAGCAGAGCAATACAAACGAGCGGGCAGAGATGTTGCCTCACTTGCTCTCACGATGCGAAATGCATTGGAGGGGGAGAATTTTGCGCCGCAGCCGGGACAGCGATCCATGAACTTTGTCATGCCGCTTTTTATGGGCGCATCCGAATATCCTGCCTACATTCATGTCTATGATGAGGCGCACAGAGACGAGGAAACGAACCTCGTTAAGAAAGAAACTTGGTTGCGGATCTGTGTACTCACGGACAACATCGGTACGGTGGAGCTGATCAACCGTATCTATGAGGAAAACCATGTTGATATGCGGCTCTACTTCTCAGACGCGGATGCTGCATGGGAGTTCCGTCATGCGCTCGACGAGATACGGGAGTCGGCAGACGGAACGGCGCTTGTCATCGAGGGAATCCAGATTGGCGCAATCGGGGAGCGTCGTTTCTTTACCAACTGATGACCGCAAAAATTTGAATCCTGCATTGACGTGAAAAGCGCAGGAACGGTATGATACTGGATACTATGAACACACAAGGACGGGTGAGAGATGGCGCAGCAATGGGATAAGGATACTTCACTCGTCGGAGATGGGGAGACGCAACAGGAAGCGCGTGCCGTCGCGATCAAATACGATGTCAAGAACGATAAAGCGCCGCGTGTTACGGCAAAGGGACGTTCCTATGTGGCCGACCGTATTTTGGCGGAGGCACGAAAGAACGGTATTCCTGTCTATCAGAACAAGTCCCTCGTCAATATGCTGATGGCGCTTGAGATTGATCGTGAAATCCCCCCCGAGCTCTATCGCACGATCGCAGAGGTACTCGCGCATGTCTATCGGATTGATCGCCATGCGGGGGAGCGTAGACCGTCATGAATAACAAAAAGCTCGGTGATCGGGGGGAGTCCTGCGCCGCCGAATATTTGCAGCGGCAGGGCTGTC of the Selenomonas dianae genome contains:
- a CDS encoding (deoxy)nucleoside triphosphate pyrophosphohydrolase — encoded protein: MSERKHIDVVAGAILRDGKVFGACRGYGAYAGTWEFAGGKVEAGETDEAALVREIREELGIEIAVERLLGIVDHDYPEYHMNMRLYVCRHIAGEPQLSVHSAGRWLGRADLYSVPWFEADMDLIRRLEKELV
- a CDS encoding IMP dehydrogenase; its protein translation is MAHYYTEPSHTFGEYLLIPGYSSAECFPANVSLRTPLVKYRRDEEPALTMNIPMTSAIMQAVSNDTMAIALAKQGGVSFIYGSQSIEEEAAMVSRVKNYKSGFVSSDSNISPDTTLGGVLDLLAKTGHSTMAVTEDGSPNGKLVGIVTSRDYRVSRMSLDTKVATFMTPFEKLVWADADSTTLTQANDLIWERKLNMLPLIDKNQRLRYMVFRKDYTDNKENELELTDDNKSYIVGAGINTRDYAERVPALLAAGVDVLCIDSSEGFSEWQRMTIQHIREKYGDTVKVGAGNIVDGEGFRFLANAGADFIKVGIGGGSICITRETKGIGRGQATALIDVCAERDKYFKETGIYIPICSDGGIVYDYHMTLALAMGADFLMLGRYFSRFDESPTDRVMVNGTYYKEYWGEGSNRARNWQRYDLGGSKKLSFEEGVDSYVPYAGPLKENVETTLSKIRSTMCNCGALSLPEFRDKAKLTLVSSTSIVEGGAHDVILRDKLGRD
- the ylqF gene encoding ribosome biogenesis GTPase YlqF gives rise to the protein MMDSDNIIDIPSLQWYPGHMRKAERLVRENLKLVDVVIELLDARIPLSSANPVLREIVGDKPRVIVLNKADLADEAAMRVWVKCFAAQGITAVPVDAVKGRGVKELVQAIVQCAKPKTDKLVQHGAKARAARCMILGIPNVGKSSLINRLSGGSKTKVENRPGVTRAKQWIRIGTQLELLDMPGILWPKFEDRQTALHLAYTGAINDNVYDVASVVLLLLDTLRTKYPSDLKERYRLEGELSNGAELLAAIGRKRGCLRAGGRIDEEKAQQIVLTDFRSGRLGRVMLDSPPSISLIEDAR
- a CDS encoding ribonuclease HII, giving the protein MANLTIKEIENLFLQGDVSEEWIEFCRSDTRKSVQTILRRYERAQQEQKRLHTMYAYERAAVAAGRTLVAGVDEAGRGPLAGPVAVAAVILPQEAHLPRINDSKKLSVAVREELFAQIVDIAVSYHVALIDAEMIDRMNILQATRMGMYEAIAVLSPAPEEVFIDAVELPKLSMPSQSIIKGDAKSASIAAASILAKVTRDHLMEQYDTEYPHYGFAKHKGYGTREHIEAIRAYGVCPLHRKSFEPIRSMLNNM
- a CDS encoding EscU/YscU/HrcU family type III secretion system export apparatus switch protein, which encodes MAQQWDKDTSLVGDGETQQEARAVAIKYDVKNDKAPRVTAKGRSYVADRILAEARKNGIPVYQNKSLVNMLMALEIDREIPPELYRTIAEVLAHVYRIDRHAGERRPS